From Paenibacillus antri, the proteins below share one genomic window:
- a CDS encoding Ger(x)C family spore germination C-terminal domain-containing protein, protein MVDFAAAFHRKYPRVWEKNKQRWDKIFPEVKTSVEVEAHIIRPGNVSAPGGMPREDYRRWISFTRQALD, encoded by the coding sequence ATCGTCGATTTCGCAGCCGCTTTCCATAGAAAATACCCGAGGGTTTGGGAGAAGAACAAGCAGCGTTGGGACAAGATTTTCCCAGAGGTTAAGACCAGCGTGGAAGTAGAGGCGCACATCATAAGACCCGGCAATGTTAGCGCCCCGGGCGGAATGCCGCGCGAAGATTATCGGCGTTGGATCTCCTTCACACGCCAGGCCCTAGACTAA